In Zobellia roscoffensis, the following are encoded in one genomic region:
- a CDS encoding sulfatase — protein sequence MRKEIITFFTLMCMVGNVIIAQQKNVLIICVDDLRPELNSFGANYVHSPNIDSLASVGRGFSRHYVNSPSCGPSRYAFLTGQYGLEYRGEYNQSLFKRAEATQDKSASIAASMPEWFRNNGYTTVSVGKVSHHPGGRGGENWDDENIPEMPNAWDKHLMPVAEWENPKGAMHGLSFGKVRTSTDRDVLETVDANDKSYPDGHIAEEGVRQLEELAKGDKPFFLAIGLIKPHLPFGVPKRYLDRYENADIPPALHPEKPEGITTWHGSGEFMSYNRWDKDPREDKDFALKLKKYYAACVSYADKHVGDIMKKLKETGADKNTIIVLWGDHGWHLGEHAIWGKHSLFEESLKSPLIIYDPSMGNKGQMTDAIVESVDVFPTLCEMTTLQIPDFAQGTSLKAIVENADAEGHDAVAFKSHATTIRTDQYRFVQHKSGDVELYDHRTPEGEQLNISKGNPEVVKQLKDKMLAKMGNKAFVFSNR from the coding sequence ATGCGAAAAGAAATAATTACGTTTTTTACTTTAATGTGTATGGTTGGCAATGTTATAATTGCCCAGCAAAAAAACGTACTTATTATTTGCGTAGATGACCTTAGACCAGAACTCAATTCGTTCGGGGCAAATTATGTTCATTCTCCAAATATTGATAGCCTAGCATCTGTAGGGCGTGGGTTTAGTCGTCATTATGTAAATTCTCCTAGTTGTGGGCCTTCACGTTATGCTTTTTTGACCGGACAATATGGGTTGGAATATAGAGGGGAATACAATCAATCATTATTCAAAAGAGCGGAAGCAACTCAAGATAAGAGTGCAAGTATAGCTGCTAGTATGCCAGAGTGGTTTCGAAACAATGGGTACACTACGGTTTCTGTAGGGAAGGTATCACATCACCCGGGAGGAAGAGGTGGTGAGAATTGGGATGACGAGAACATTCCCGAAATGCCCAACGCTTGGGATAAACATCTAATGCCCGTTGCGGAATGGGAAAACCCAAAAGGCGCCATGCACGGATTATCTTTTGGAAAGGTGCGCACATCTACTGATAGAGATGTACTAGAGACAGTTGATGCAAACGATAAAAGTTATCCCGATGGGCATATTGCCGAAGAAGGTGTGAGACAGTTAGAGGAATTGGCTAAAGGTGACAAACCTTTCTTTTTAGCGATCGGACTCATAAAACCACACTTGCCATTTGGGGTTCCAAAGCGCTATTTAGACCGCTATGAGAATGCGGATATTCCTCCAGCCTTACACCCTGAAAAGCCAGAGGGAATTACCACTTGGCATGGCTCGGGAGAATTTATGAGCTATAACCGTTGGGATAAAGACCCTCGTGAGGATAAAGATTTCGCATTGAAACTTAAAAAGTATTATGCTGCTTGTGTGAGCTATGCTGATAAACATGTAGGAGATATAATGAAGAAACTAAAAGAAACCGGTGCCGATAAAAATACGATTATTGTACTTTGGGGAGACCACGGTTGGCATTTGGGCGAACATGCCATTTGGGGAAAGCACAGTCTATTTGAAGAGTCGCTGAAATCACCCTTAATTATATATGACCCAAGTATGGGTAATAAAGGGCAGATGACGGATGCCATAGTAGAATCGGTAGATGTATTTCCTACCTTATGTGAAATGACCACCTTGCAAATTCCTGATTTTGCACAAGGCACATCTTTAAAAGCTATTGTAGAAAATGCCGATGCAGAAGGGCATGATGCAGTTGCCTTTAAATCTCATGCAACAACAATTAGAACTGATCAATACCGGTTTGTACAGCATAAGAGTGGCGACGTTGAATTATATGATCACCGAACACCTGAAGGGGAGCAACTCAATATTTCAAAGGGAAACCCAGAGGTTGTCAAACAATTAAAGGATAAAATGTTAGCCAAAATGGGTAACAAGGCATTTGTGTTTTCTAATAGATGA